A portion of the Bdellovibrio bacteriovorus genome contains these proteins:
- a CDS encoding AMP-binding protein: MSFRSEFEQARDFLILHRSDYDYAYAHFEWPRLEEFNWALDYFDPMAEGNDKTALWIVSENGEEHKYSFGELSQRSNQVANYLCHHGVQKGDSIFLLIENDVALWELMLGAMKVGAVLVPNNPLLSQQELSDRLNREQIKVIATTKKHVDKFSVKGTSILSLIVDGEAEGWRPFAEYRKESADFEEESRTKVHDPLFRYFTSSNTVKPRIVEHSYGGFPIGHLSTMYWIGLRPGDVHFGVNSTGWAMHDWNNFIAPWNAEATIFIYKQERFNAKTVLDALSEYPITTFCAPPTVWRLLMHEDMASHKVQLREAVSTGEALSAEVISKVYKAWKLFVRDGYGQTETPTIIGIPPEEKGAFGTMGKPLPGFKIALLDDKKNAGDAGEVCISLENHPVGLASGAGGDSGYFHTGDLAYHDDANNYSFSERIDGLFKSSDYRISPYELEHVLREFPAIREAVVIPSPDPIRDCVPKALVALIKGVEPTKDLALDIMNFARTRLSPFKRIRRVEFTEIAMNTHGEIMRAELVTRERDKVHSGEKSPYEFWEEDAKISIPDAWAQELP, encoded by the coding sequence ATGAGTTTCCGCAGCGAATTCGAACAGGCGAGGGATTTTTTAATTTTGCACCGTTCTGACTATGACTACGCCTACGCGCATTTTGAGTGGCCGCGCCTTGAAGAATTCAATTGGGCCCTTGATTACTTTGACCCCATGGCCGAAGGCAATGACAAGACGGCTCTTTGGATTGTCAGCGAAAACGGTGAAGAGCATAAATACAGCTTTGGTGAGCTTTCACAACGCTCTAACCAAGTCGCTAATTATTTATGTCACCATGGCGTGCAAAAGGGCGACTCGATCTTTTTGCTAATCGAAAACGACGTGGCTTTATGGGAACTCATGTTGGGAGCCATGAAAGTGGGCGCAGTCCTTGTGCCTAATAATCCGTTGCTCTCTCAACAAGAGCTTTCCGACCGATTGAACCGCGAACAGATTAAAGTGATCGCGACCACAAAAAAACATGTCGATAAGTTTTCTGTCAAAGGCACAAGCATTCTTTCACTCATCGTCGACGGCGAGGCCGAAGGATGGAGACCTTTTGCAGAATATAGAAAAGAAAGCGCGGATTTTGAAGAGGAAAGTCGCACGAAAGTGCATGACCCGCTCTTCAGATATTTCACCTCTTCGAACACCGTAAAACCTCGTATCGTCGAACATAGTTACGGCGGATTTCCGATCGGGCATCTGTCGACAATGTATTGGATTGGTCTGCGTCCCGGGGACGTTCACTTTGGAGTGAACTCGACGGGTTGGGCGATGCATGACTGGAACAACTTTATCGCTCCATGGAATGCCGAAGCCACTATCTTTATTTACAAACAAGAGCGTTTTAACGCCAAGACAGTTTTAGATGCGCTGTCTGAATATCCGATCACGACGTTCTGTGCTCCGCCGACCGTTTGGCGCTTGCTGATGCATGAAGATATGGCCTCGCACAAAGTTCAACTTCGCGAAGCGGTAAGTACCGGCGAAGCGCTCAGTGCGGAAGTGATTTCGAAAGTCTACAAGGCTTGGAAGCTCTTTGTTCGCGATGGTTATGGTCAAACAGAAACGCCGACAATCATCGGCATCCCGCCCGAAGAAAAAGGTGCTTTCGGCACTATGGGAAAACCTTTGCCAGGATTTAAAATCGCTCTATTAGACGACAAGAAAAACGCGGGCGATGCGGGCGAAGTCTGCATCAGTTTAGAAAACCATCCGGTAGGTCTTGCCTCGGGTGCTGGCGGGGACAGTGGTTACTTCCACACAGGCGATTTAGCTTATCATGACGATGCCAACAACTATTCGTTCTCTGAGCGTATTGATGGACTCTTTAAATCTTCTGACTATCGCATCAGCCCTTATGAACTAGAGCATGTTCTTCGAGAGTTCCCAGCGATTCGCGAGGCTGTCGTGATTCCAAGCCCTGATCCAATACGGGATTGCGTTCCTAAGGCTTTAGTGGCGCTTATCAAAGGCGTCGAGCCCACGAAAGATCTTGCCTTGGACATTATGAATTTTGCGCGTACACGATTGTCCCCATTTAAACGCATCCGCCGGGTCGAGTTCACCGAAATCGCGATGAACACCCATGGGGAAATTATGAGGGCCGAATTAGTTACCCGTGAAAGAGATAAAGTCCACTCTGGCGAGAAATCGCCTTATGAGTTTTGGGAAGAAGATGCAAAAATCAGTATTCCCGATGCGTGGGCCCAGGAGCTTCCATAG
- a CDS encoding metallophosphoesterase, with product MGLFRTLASSFILLIFIYVSHQLTRFTDFTWIGTTAVIILLAFLFALVIGTFLFFWKEKNLDHRPWRDRLLDGSLTVMAYINFLVSLVILRDVFAFVEKWVMPSQFGNLYSSQATFAMLGLPLVFLIFGNAVIQVGPRLKKVPVFFKNLPKELEGLRLLHITDLHISPSLSPSFVKKLVAQTLRLQPDVIVFTGDILDSFVEKHEEEFKMLAELKAPHGIYYVPGNHEYYWNPQKGLQAFRDIGFHVLINQVQNIAFGPATLQMAGIPDPAALHFREEGPDLARVQKQFTENSFKVLLSHQPSLAAKVQTLGVDLQLSGHTHGGQFFPWNWLIVFFERYAKGLYRIGNMQLYVNQGTGYWGPRLRLGTYCELTEIVLRKEPKTE from the coding sequence ATGGGTTTATTTCGCACGCTTGCCAGCTCTTTTATCCTTCTCATTTTCATCTATGTATCCCATCAATTGACTCGCTTCACAGATTTCACATGGATCGGAACAACGGCGGTCATCATTCTACTGGCGTTCCTGTTCGCTTTGGTGATCGGGACTTTTCTTTTCTTTTGGAAAGAAAAAAACTTAGACCATCGCCCTTGGCGAGATCGTCTTTTGGATGGTTCTTTGACGGTCATGGCATACATTAACTTCCTTGTGAGTTTAGTCATATTGCGAGACGTTTTTGCCTTCGTCGAAAAATGGGTGATGCCTTCTCAGTTTGGAAATCTCTACAGCTCCCAAGCGACATTTGCGATGCTGGGCCTACCACTAGTGTTTTTGATTTTCGGTAATGCCGTAATTCAAGTAGGCCCACGTCTAAAAAAGGTCCCGGTCTTTTTTAAAAACCTACCAAAAGAATTAGAAGGTCTGCGCCTCTTACACATCACAGACCTTCACATCAGCCCCAGTCTTTCCCCTTCTTTTGTGAAGAAGCTGGTGGCACAAACTCTGCGTTTGCAACCTGACGTCATTGTATTCACCGGCGACATCCTGGACAGCTTCGTGGAAAAGCACGAAGAAGAATTTAAAATGCTGGCGGAGTTAAAAGCCCCGCACGGCATCTACTACGTTCCCGGAAATCACGAGTACTACTGGAATCCACAAAAAGGACTTCAGGCTTTTCGCGATATCGGGTTTCATGTGCTGATAAATCAGGTTCAAAACATTGCATTCGGCCCCGCGACCTTGCAAATGGCCGGCATCCCCGACCCGGCCGCTTTACATTTTCGTGAAGAGGGCCCGGATCTGGCGCGCGTGCAAAAGCAGTTCACAGAGAATAGCTTCAAAGTGCTGTTATCACATCAGCCGTCCCTGGCTGCCAAGGTCCAGACCTTAGGCGTCGACTTGCAGCTTTCTGGTCACACTCATGGCGGGCAGTTCTTTCCTTGGAACTGGTTGATTGTCTTTTTCGAACGCTATGCCAAGGGCTTATACCGCATTGGAAATATGCAGCTCTATGTCAATCAAGGAACAGGTTATTGGGGCCCGCGACTTCGTCTGGGAACATATTGTGAGCTGACCGAAATTGTTCTTCGCAAGGAGCCCAAAACAGAGTAA
- a CDS encoding regulatory protein RecX: MSREKDPQKTRLAAKKKVMDLIARRDHSEKELRTKLRERFSDEESLGEIIDEAIDFAKDQNWIGDPTDLAQRMADMLHRRNKGIHYINNYLREKGLPSVSTDRDLELEKALSIVKTKYDEDYEFSREEKARVGRFLASRGFDSETVRKVIYEKL; the protein is encoded by the coding sequence ATGTCTCGAGAGAAAGACCCCCAAAAAACCCGTCTGGCAGCGAAAAAGAAAGTCATGGACTTGATCGCCCGCCGAGACCATTCCGAAAAAGAGTTACGCACAAAATTGCGCGAAAGATTTTCGGATGAGGAGTCTTTGGGGGAAATCATTGATGAAGCAATCGACTTCGCCAAAGACCAGAACTGGATTGGCGACCCGACGGACCTAGCTCAGCGCATGGCCGATATGCTTCATCGTCGCAACAAAGGCATTCACTACATCAATAACTACCTTCGTGAAAAAGGTTTGCCTTCTGTTTCTACCGACCGAGACTTGGAGCTTGAAAAGGCTCTTTCGATTGTAAAAACTAAGTATGATGAAGATTATGAATTCTCGCGCGAAGAAAAGGCCCGTGTTGGTCGCTTCTTGGCATCGCGAGGATTTGATTCCGAGACCGTAAGAAAGGTTATTTATGAAAAGCTCTGA
- the alaS gene encoding alanine--tRNA ligase, producing MKSSEIRNAFVEYFKKKGHTHVGSSSLIPENDPTLLFANAGMNQFKNTFLGLEKRDYSRAVTVQKCVRAGGKHNDLENVGFTARHHTFFEMLGNFSFGDYFKKDAIHFAWEFLTKELNIPKEKLYVTVHISDDEAAEIWHTQEGIPKDRIFRFDADNFWKMGDTGPCGPCTEIFYDHGPKAGTISDPFKGIAAGEDRFVEIWNLVFMQYFENPPGTLTPLPKPSVDTGSGLERVVAAMQGKFNNYDTDLFMPMIERACKIGKIEYITDKEVLAKDKHAAEITSALRVLADHCRSTSFLIADGALPSNEGRGYVLRRIMRRAIRYGRKLSADQSFLPAMAEALIESMGSVYPELNARRDHILNTIRDEEDRFISTLDNGTNILMDEIAKAKAKGAKELTGEVVFRMYDTYGFPADLTRVIANEQGIEVNEAAFEKEMEANRAKSKASWKGKALGADEQHLIKFAKDYVATGKTVKFTGYGDFAGGGRITALSNGQEVVTSLKEGDHGVIITDETSFYGEGGGQVGDIGYIMDKNGSRAKVVNTTKTDDIVLHHVEVEHGEFKVGQEVDTIVNPFERRNTMSNHSATHLLHSALRKVLGAHVTQAGSLVDSQKTRFDFTHNKPLSSEEIRQIEELVNEQIAMGNEVKVEVMSPKEAQAKGAMALFGEKYGDKVRVLTMGDFSCELCGGTHVKNTSQIRLFKIISEAGVSAGVRRVEAITGDGAVRYAMNAVSHLDEALSAAGFQKSPHYLKHLEATGETATLANRVEALKEQIKQMEKEMKKLQGGQVNVDDLAAKALTFKTKAGASAKLVLADLALDDRQVLAEVTDHLKNKIQSGVVVVVGQGEGSNPIIVSVSKEISGETKAGDLLKEVAGIMGGKGGGRPDFAQGAAPNRASLPQAFDKVKSLLGV from the coding sequence ATGAAAAGCTCTGAGATCCGCAACGCCTTTGTCGAATACTTCAAAAAGAAGGGTCACACTCATGTAGGTTCTTCTTCTTTGATTCCAGAAAATGATCCGACATTGCTTTTCGCGAACGCCGGGATGAACCAATTTAAAAATACATTCCTGGGTTTGGAAAAACGCGATTACTCTCGCGCGGTCACTGTGCAAAAATGCGTGCGCGCCGGTGGTAAACACAATGACTTAGAAAACGTTGGCTTCACGGCCCGTCACCACACGTTCTTTGAAATGTTGGGGAACTTTTCTTTCGGCGATTACTTCAAAAAAGACGCGATTCACTTTGCTTGGGAATTTCTGACTAAGGAATTGAACATCCCTAAAGAGAAGCTTTACGTCACCGTTCATATCTCTGACGATGAAGCGGCTGAGATATGGCACACGCAAGAAGGCATTCCGAAGGATCGCATCTTCCGTTTTGATGCCGATAACTTTTGGAAAATGGGCGACACGGGTCCTTGCGGTCCTTGTACAGAGATCTTTTACGATCACGGCCCGAAAGCAGGAACTATCTCTGATCCGTTTAAAGGGATCGCGGCTGGTGAAGATCGCTTCGTTGAAATCTGGAATCTGGTTTTCATGCAGTACTTCGAAAATCCTCCAGGCACTTTGACTCCGCTGCCAAAACCTTCTGTGGATACAGGTTCGGGTCTTGAGCGTGTCGTGGCGGCTATGCAAGGTAAATTCAACAACTACGATACCGATCTTTTCATGCCAATGATTGAGCGCGCTTGCAAAATCGGAAAGATTGAATACATCACCGACAAAGAAGTTTTAGCAAAAGACAAACACGCGGCAGAGATCACTTCTGCTTTGCGCGTTCTTGCGGATCACTGTCGCTCGACGTCTTTCTTGATTGCAGATGGCGCTCTTCCTTCCAACGAAGGACGTGGTTACGTTCTTCGTCGTATCATGAGACGTGCGATTCGTTACGGACGAAAACTTTCTGCCGATCAATCTTTCTTACCAGCGATGGCAGAAGCCTTGATTGAAAGCATGGGCTCTGTCTACCCAGAATTGAATGCGCGTCGTGATCATATCTTAAATACGATTCGTGACGAAGAAGACCGCTTCATCAGCACTTTGGACAACGGCACAAACATCTTGATGGATGAAATCGCGAAAGCCAAAGCCAAAGGTGCAAAAGAACTTACTGGCGAAGTTGTTTTCAGAATGTATGACACTTACGGATTCCCGGCCGACTTGACTCGCGTGATTGCCAATGAGCAAGGCATCGAAGTGAACGAAGCCGCATTTGAAAAAGAAATGGAAGCCAACCGCGCAAAATCCAAAGCATCCTGGAAAGGGAAAGCTTTAGGCGCGGACGAACAACACTTGATCAAATTCGCGAAAGACTACGTAGCAACCGGAAAAACTGTGAAGTTTACGGGCTACGGCGACTTCGCGGGTGGCGGTCGTATTACAGCGCTTTCCAACGGCCAAGAAGTCGTAACTTCATTAAAAGAAGGCGACCACGGTGTGATCATCACCGACGAAACTTCATTCTATGGTGAAGGCGGCGGTCAAGTAGGTGATATCGGTTACATCATGGATAAGAACGGATCGCGCGCTAAAGTTGTGAACACAACAAAGACGGACGATATCGTTCTTCACCACGTTGAAGTCGAACACGGTGAATTTAAAGTCGGCCAAGAAGTAGACACGATTGTAAATCCATTTGAACGTCGCAACACAATGAGCAATCACTCGGCGACACACTTGTTGCACTCCGCTTTACGTAAAGTTTTGGGTGCGCACGTGACTCAAGCGGGTTCTTTAGTGGACTCGCAAAAAACTCGCTTCGACTTCACTCACAATAAGCCTTTGTCTTCCGAAGAAATTCGTCAAATCGAAGAGCTTGTGAATGAGCAGATCGCTATGGGTAACGAAGTGAAAGTCGAAGTGATGTCACCGAAAGAAGCTCAAGCGAAAGGTGCGATGGCTTTGTTCGGCGAAAAATACGGCGACAAAGTGCGCGTCCTAACTATGGGTGATTTCTCTTGCGAGCTTTGTGGTGGAACTCATGTGAAGAACACTTCACAAATTCGCTTGTTTAAGATCATTTCTGAAGCAGGCGTGAGCGCCGGCGTCCGTCGCGTGGAAGCTATCACTGGTGACGGTGCCGTTCGCTATGCGATGAATGCGGTTTCACACTTAGATGAGGCTCTGTCTGCGGCGGGTTTCCAAAAAAGCCCTCATTACTTGAAACATCTTGAAGCCACTGGCGAAACGGCAACTCTTGCCAATCGCGTAGAGGCTTTAAAAGAGCAAATCAAGCAGATGGAAAAAGAGATGAAGAAGTTGCAAGGCGGACAAGTGAATGTCGATGATCTTGCAGCTAAAGCTTTGACGTTCAAAACTAAAGCGGGTGCTTCTGCAAAACTAGTTCTTGCGGATCTAGCTTTGGATGACCGTCAGGTCCTTGCTGAAGTCACAGACCATTTGAAAAACAAAATTCAAAGCGGCGTTGTTGTCGTGGTAGGACAAGGTGAAGGCTCGAACCCCATCATCGTCAGCGTATCTAAAGAAATTTCCGGCGAAACCAAAGCGGGTGATCTTCTTAAAGAAGTCGCGGGCATCATGGGTGGAAAAGGCGGCGGTCGCCCTGACTTCGCCCAAGGCGCAGCTCCAAACAGAGCCAGCCTTCCTCAGGCCTTCGACAAAGTAAAATCCCTGTTGGGAGTATAA
- a CDS encoding trypsin-like serine peptidase: MKLLSRVALAFIFIVPVFVCADIFGRDDRKDILQVLAKNSLARSVAVGVLNSLWTDLGNGHSSLDINKMSDFMCRDERFANQTSIAYACSGFLVAPDLLITAGHCAVTFGEIRDVTDQYCEVYTWMFDYDSKMNPSKIANDKIFKCKEIIYATVSEKGENHDFALIRLDRPTVNRMPFKISDKSVQMNEPVTMLGFPMGLPLKYTDNAKVFLPQYRSRSFLTDLDAFSGNSGSPVFNAKNEIVGVLIGGNPGISTYADPVQGCERYNSCDSKGANCKSLAPSYPLQGFPNTFSEVQSLLFYKDIINKSMSSK, encoded by the coding sequence GTGAAACTGCTTTCTCGAGTCGCCTTGGCTTTCATTTTTATCGTTCCTGTATTTGTCTGTGCCGATATCTTTGGTCGTGATGATCGTAAAGATATCTTGCAAGTCCTTGCGAAGAATTCGCTCGCGCGTTCTGTCGCTGTCGGCGTCTTAAACAGCCTATGGACCGATCTTGGCAATGGTCACTCTTCTTTAGATATTAATAAAATGAGCGATTTCATGTGCCGGGATGAACGCTTCGCTAATCAAACAAGCATCGCTTACGCTTGCTCGGGCTTTTTAGTTGCTCCAGATCTTCTGATCACGGCCGGCCACTGTGCCGTGACCTTTGGTGAAATCCGCGACGTTACTGATCAATATTGTGAAGTCTATACTTGGATGTTTGACTACGATTCAAAAATGAATCCCTCAAAGATCGCCAACGACAAGATCTTTAAGTGCAAAGAAATCATCTATGCAACGGTGAGTGAGAAGGGCGAAAACCATGACTTTGCCCTAATTCGCTTGGATCGCCCGACCGTCAACAGAATGCCTTTTAAAATATCAGACAAATCAGTGCAGATGAACGAACCCGTGACGATGTTGGGTTTTCCAATGGGACTTCCACTGAAGTACACTGACAATGCAAAAGTATTTCTACCGCAATATCGCAGTCGATCTTTTTTGACGGACTTAGATGCCTTTTCCGGGAATAGCGGTAGCCCCGTCTTTAATGCAAAAAATGAGATCGTGGGTGTTCTTATTGGCGGAAATCCTGGTATTTCCACCTATGCTGATCCCGTTCAAGGATGCGAAAGATATAATAGTTGTGATTCTAAAGGTGCTAACTGCAAAAGCCTGGCACCAAGCTATCCCCTTCAGGGATTTCCGAACACCTTTTCTGAAGTGCAGAGTCTTCTGTTTTATAAAGATATTATCAATAAAAGTATGAGTTCAAAATAG
- a CDS encoding hybrid sensor histidine kinase/response regulator — MKKKLTLVHIFLLNQLTTTLVLLLVLAVYGTHLFISEQRSIRERMDPALSREVERTNNEISSLEANVQRLKSIVDLFEVMPPAMRVEQFRNFAAMTIAPHSTQFNAYFALGPELAKKYFGKSSYVYVVLRDYSLFANTRYNDPQYFIHEEFLAPGYNTDPDMQWWHMNEKNVGINFSDFYFDKGYMEKVMFSTTTGAYKDGKLVAVVGIDTLAGDIAHRLGAFRLGETGGVIIVDNHGRPVLPLIARDLPLLDFKYLRAFSRDEFKKLPTLSQKVFNIQGAKLQDFAGADGKTYITYAKPIKGRPWHMVIYQEKSEAYSGLYFRMFFFGFVAMGAYFLLTLMVWLTGKYVVNQDKAALKELLESRDKAEAATKIKSLFLSTMSHEIRTPLNSMLGSSELLAETPLTLEQNELLRSLQSSGETLLSMLNNILDFSKFESGRMQLERREFLLSDLVREVDALVATSILRKGLKFYFHGPEQDRWVVGDSLRLKQILMNLLGNAVKFTDRGSIELTVQPYPGKDSQSEYFLFEVKDTGVGIAKENLRKIFDEFGQEDSSVTRRFGGTGLGLSISKKIVQEMGGELHCESEQYMGSRFYFSVQMQSRKAENWNVRWTTKMSAALTKEIKKAATENQRRILIVDDMEENHTLLKAYIRKLENIHADSAFNGYECLEKWERYDYDLIFMDVQMPEMSGLDTIRKLRDLERIQERKRTPVIVVSANSFAEDIEKSLAAGADNHAGKPVRKQTVIELVQKYCVSEAETTSVNS; from the coding sequence ATGAAAAAAAAGCTGACCCTTGTCCATATCTTTCTGCTCAACCAGCTTACGACGACACTAGTTCTGCTTCTAGTGCTCGCCGTCTATGGCACTCATTTATTTATTTCTGAGCAGCGCTCGATCCGCGAAAGGATGGATCCCGCGTTAAGTCGCGAGGTCGAAAGAACGAATAACGAAATATCCAGTCTTGAAGCCAATGTACAGCGCCTTAAAAGCATCGTGGATCTTTTTGAGGTGATGCCACCTGCGATGAGAGTCGAACAGTTTCGTAACTTTGCGGCGATGACAATTGCTCCACACTCAACCCAGTTCAACGCTTACTTCGCCTTGGGACCCGAGCTAGCAAAGAAGTACTTCGGTAAAAGTTCCTACGTTTACGTGGTTCTTCGTGACTACTCCTTATTTGCAAACACTCGTTATAACGACCCACAATACTTCATTCATGAAGAATTCCTTGCTCCAGGCTACAACACCGATCCGGATATGCAGTGGTGGCACATGAACGAAAAAAATGTCGGAATCAACTTTTCTGACTTTTATTTCGACAAAGGCTACATGGAAAAAGTCATGTTCAGTACGACGACAGGCGCTTATAAAGATGGAAAGCTTGTCGCCGTCGTAGGGATTGATACTCTTGCCGGAGACATCGCTCATCGTTTGGGGGCATTCCGTTTAGGGGAAACCGGCGGAGTGATCATCGTCGACAATCATGGTCGGCCGGTGTTGCCTTTGATCGCGCGTGATCTGCCTCTTTTAGATTTTAAATATCTAAGAGCTTTTAGCCGAGATGAGTTTAAGAAACTGCCGACACTGTCCCAAAAAGTATTCAATATCCAAGGAGCGAAACTTCAAGATTTCGCGGGGGCTGATGGCAAAACCTACATCACATATGCAAAGCCTATCAAGGGTCGCCCTTGGCACATGGTGATCTATCAAGAAAAATCGGAAGCCTATTCTGGTCTTTATTTCCGTATGTTCTTTTTCGGCTTTGTCGCCATGGGTGCTTACTTCTTGCTAACGCTGATGGTGTGGTTGACGGGAAAATATGTGGTGAATCAGGATAAAGCCGCTCTTAAAGAGTTGCTGGAATCCCGCGATAAGGCCGAAGCAGCAACAAAAATAAAGTCCTTGTTTCTATCGACGATGAGCCATGAAATCCGCACGCCCTTAAACTCTATGTTAGGGTCTTCTGAGCTGTTAGCGGAAACTCCGCTGACTTTAGAACAAAACGAACTTCTGCGGTCCCTGCAGAGCTCTGGCGAAACGCTTTTAAGCATGCTTAATAACATCCTGGATTTTTCTAAATTTGAGTCTGGCCGAATGCAGTTAGAGCGGCGCGAGTTTTTATTGAGTGATCTGGTGCGAGAAGTGGATGCCTTGGTGGCCACATCTATTCTGCGTAAGGGATTGAAGTTTTATTTCCACGGCCCTGAGCAAGATCGTTGGGTTGTCGGGGACTCTTTGCGCTTAAAACAAATTTTGATGAATCTTCTTGGAAACGCCGTGAAGTTCACAGACCGCGGAAGTATCGAGCTGACCGTACAGCCTTATCCCGGGAAGGACTCGCAATCAGAATATTTCCTGTTCGAAGTTAAAGACACCGGTGTTGGAATCGCAAAAGAAAACCTACGAAAAATTTTCGATGAGTTCGGTCAGGAAGACTCTTCGGTCACGCGTCGTTTCGGTGGGACCGGTTTGGGACTAAGTATTTCGAAAAAAATCGTGCAAGAGATGGGTGGGGAGCTTCACTGTGAAAGCGAACAATACATGGGCTCACGCTTTTACTTTTCGGTCCAAATGCAAAGTCGAAAGGCAGAAAACTGGAACGTGCGTTGGACAACGAAGATGAGTGCAGCACTGACGAAGGAAATCAAAAAGGCCGCTACGGAAAATCAGCGTCGTATCCTTATTGTGGATGACATGGAAGAAAACCACACTCTTTTGAAAGCCTATATTCGTAAGCTCGAGAATATCCATGCAGATTCCGCCTTCAACGGCTATGAGTGTTTAGAAAAATGGGAGCGCTACGATTACGACCTTATTTTTATGGATGTTCAAATGCCCGAGATGTCTGGTCTTGATACAATCCGCAAGTTGCGGGATCTCGAACGAATTCAAGAGCGCAAAAGAACTCCAGTGATCGTCGTTTCTGCCAATAGTTTTGCTGAAGATATCGAAAAGAGCTTAGCGGCCGGTGCCGACAATCATGCGGGTAAGCCTGTGCGCAAGCAAACTGTTATCGAATTGGTTCAAAAATACTGCGTTTCTGAAGCCGAAACGACCTCTGTGAACTCTTAA
- the rpsI gene encoding 30S ribosomal protein S9 has protein sequence MAAADKFYYATGRRKTSSARVFLKPGKGNITINGKKSDDYLSRMQSRMVIVQPLDLLGQLGKFDAKITVSGGGESGQAGAIRLGITRALIAFNAEFKGTLKKAGFVMRDPRMVERKKYGKAGARRRFQYSKR, from the coding sequence ATGGCAGCAGCAGATAAATTCTATTATGCAACTGGAAGAAGAAAAACGAGCTCTGCGCGCGTTTTCTTGAAGCCTGGTAAAGGCAACATCACAATCAACGGAAAAAAATCTGATGATTACTTGAGCCGTATGCAATCACGCATGGTGATCGTACAGCCTCTTGATCTATTGGGCCAACTTGGCAAGTTCGACGCTAAAATCACTGTTTCTGGTGGTGGTGAGTCTGGACAAGCTGGTGCAATCCGTTTGGGTATCACTCGTGCTTTGATCGCTTTCAATGCGGAGTTCAAAGGAACTCTTAAGAAAGCTGGATTCGTTATGCGTGATCCTCGTATGGTTGAGCGTAAAAAATACGGTAAAGCCGGCGCTCGTCGTAGATTCCAATACTCTAAACGTTAA
- the rplM gene encoding 50S ribosomal protein L13: MKTFNAKADEVERKWWIVDAADQKVGRVATTVANILRGKNKPIFTPNVDTGDFVVVINTDKMELSGTKWDDKKYYRHSRFFGSLKEMTAAQAKEKDSTFIIHEAVRGMLPTNKLSRQVIMKMKAYTGAEHPHAAQKPALYTLPSKK, encoded by the coding sequence ATGAAAACTTTCAATGCAAAAGCAGATGAAGTTGAAAGAAAATGGTGGATCGTTGATGCCGCTGACCAAAAGGTCGGTCGTGTAGCGACAACTGTTGCAAACATTCTTCGTGGAAAGAACAAACCTATTTTCACTCCTAACGTTGATACTGGCGACTTCGTTGTTGTTATCAACACGGACAAAATGGAGCTTTCTGGAACTAAGTGGGATGACAAAAAATACTACCGTCACTCTCGCTTCTTCGGTTCTTTGAAAGAGATGACTGCAGCTCAAGCGAAAGAGAAAGATTCTACTTTCATCATTCACGAAGCTGTTCGCGGAATGCTTCCTACAAACAAGCTTTCTCGCCAAGTTATCATGAAAATGAAGGCATACACTGGTGCTGAGCATCCTCATGCTGCTCAAAAGCCAGCTCTTTACACACTTCCTTCTAAGAAGTAA